One genomic region from Deltaproteobacteria bacterium encodes:
- a CDS encoding ABC transporter ATP-binding protein codes for MEIIHTEGLCAYYGEKAVLHHIDLTIKEKEILNIIGESGAGKSTLAHIMVGLHKVYGLEVRGNINVQKQVALVPQNVGESLNPVFTIYKQMREIPALRKFSKDEAKRKIEKSLIAVGLEDTKRILKTYPHNLSGGMKQRILIAMAIAMESKLIIADEPTSSLDVTISAQILRLLKKINKQSVALTLITHDFNVVKLMQGRVIVMHRGMIVEEGNAKEVMDDPLHPYTAYLLNAIPKENMHYRKDHLQVKGIPHITKGCPYQNICEKRREKCSRELPSLEVVGMRKVRCFYP; via the coding sequence GATCTCACTATAAAAGAAAAAGAAATATTAAACATCATAGGAGAAAGCGGAGCAGGAAAATCCACATTAGCACATATTATGGTAGGTTTACACAAAGTATATGGTTTGGAAGTAAGAGGAAATATAAATGTGCAAAAACAAGTTGCTCTTGTGCCGCAAAATGTAGGAGAATCCTTAAACCCTGTATTTACTATATACAAGCAGATGAGAGAAATTCCAGCTTTAAGAAAATTTTCTAAGGATGAGGCAAAAAGAAAAATAGAAAAATCCTTAATAGCTGTAGGGTTGGAGGATACAAAGAGGATTCTAAAAACCTATCCCCATAATCTGAGCGGAGGAATGAAACAAAGAATACTTATTGCCATGGCAATAGCCATGGAGAGCAAACTTATCATTGCAGATGAGCCTACCTCTTCACTGGATGTAACCATTTCAGCCCAGATCTTAAGGCTTCTAAAAAAGATAAATAAACAAAGTGTAGCGTTGACTCTCATCACCCATGATTTCAATGTAGTAAAACTCATGCAAGGCAGGGTAATCGTAATGCATAGAGGCATGATCGTAGAAGAAGGGAACGCAAAAGAGGTAATGGATGATCCCTTGCATCCCTACACCGCATATCTTTTAAACGCCATTCCTAAAGAAAATATGCATTATAGAAAAGATCATTTACAAGTAAAAGGAATTCCTCATATAACGAAGGGTTGTCCTTACCAGAACATTTGTGAAAAAAGGAGAGAAAAATGCAGCAGAGAGTTGCCTTCTTTAGAAGTCGTAGGCATGCGAAAGGTAAGGTGTTTTTATCCATGA
- a CDS encoding aminopeptidase P family protein — MELKKRVKILAQKLTEKDIDFALVLQNVDLFYFAGSICDGTLLISKNEDVLYFTRRGEERVKQESPWEVVKIKGFHDIKEIIQSKKMPSSCIGLEFDVLPHKIFSHIQKLFPNSEFKDIGDDIRWQRRIKSSYELKMIRESALLCDEVINIAKNIIKAGKREIDIAAEIEMKIRKQGNIPFHRMRGFSGEAIGQVVSGCSGGSPSTLLVPISGKGLYPVFPQGPSQKTIEENEPIIVDYVTTPNGYYGDETRTFVIGKLSSKMKEALDFCIFVMKDMENVAKAGVKAVDLYERGREWAKKHGFEENFMGVNNNPVPFIGHGVGLEIDEHPFIARGMDYPLENGMVFAFEPKVVFEEGAVGIENTYVVGNSGVESLTKFKETMVEL; from the coding sequence ATGGAATTAAAAAAGAGAGTAAAAATATTAGCCCAAAAACTAACAGAAAAAGATATAGACTTCGCTCTTGTTTTACAAAATGTAGATCTTTTTTACTTTGCTGGTAGTATATGCGACGGGACATTACTCATATCAAAAAATGAAGATGTTCTATACTTTACAAGGAGAGGAGAAGAAAGGGTAAAACAAGAATCTCCATGGGAAGTAGTAAAAATAAAAGGCTTTCATGACATAAAAGAAATAATACAAAGTAAAAAAATGCCTTCTTCCTGCATAGGCTTAGAATTTGATGTTTTACCACATAAGATTTTTTCACACATTCAAAAATTATTTCCAAACTCCGAATTCAAAGATATAGGTGATGACATACGCTGGCAGAGAAGAATAAAAAGCAGTTATGAATTAAAGATGATAAGAGAAAGTGCTTTACTCTGTGACGAAGTTATAAATATAGCAAAAAATATTATAAAAGCAGGCAAAAGAGAAATAGATATAGCAGCTGAGATAGAAATGAAAATTAGAAAACAGGGAAATATACCCTTCCACCGTATGCGTGGATTTAGCGGTGAGGCTATCGGACAGGTGGTAAGCGGATGTTCAGGTGGTTCTCCTTCTACACTGTTAGTGCCTATATCCGGCAAAGGTCTCTATCCTGTATTTCCACAAGGACCTTCACAAAAAACTATTGAGGAAAACGAACCTATCATTGTAGACTATGTAACCACTCCCAATGGATATTATGGAGATGAAACACGTACATTCGTTATAGGCAAACTCTCTTCCAAAATGAAAGAAGCTTTAGACTTCTGCATTTTTGTAATGAAGGATATGGAAAATGTGGCAAAAGCAGGGGTAAAGGCGGTTGATCTGTATGAGCGCGGGCGGGAATGGGCAAAAAAACATGGATTTGAAGAAAATTTCATGGGTGTTAACAACAATCCTGTTCCTTTCATAGGACACGGAGTGGGATTAGAAATAGACGAACATCCATTTATTGCTCGAGGGATGGACTATCCATTAGAAAATGGAATGGTTTTTGCATTTGAACCCAAGGTGGTATTTGAAGAAGGAGCGGTAGGAATAGAAAATACATATGTAGTAGGAAATAGTGGAGTAGAAAGCTTGACTAAATTTAAAGAAACGATGGTTGAATTATAA